A genome region from Bacteroidota bacterium includes the following:
- a CDS encoding carboxymuconolactone decarboxylase family protein codes for MSGRVKEFNDFRSRMNERILAIENRPIKRFFGVDTLTYEPGALDVKTKEMLGLVASMVLRCDDCIAYHIQECRKEGVTNEELYDVFSIALVVGGSIVIPHLRRAVAFLDEYNEPEQNNA; via the coding sequence ATGTCCGGCAGGGTAAAAGAATTCAATGACTTTCGTTCGAGAATGAACGAGCGGATACTCGCCATCGAAAACCGGCCCATCAAGAGATTTTTCGGAGTTGATACGTTGACATACGAGCCGGGTGCTCTCGATGTCAAAACGAAAGAAATGCTCGGCCTCGTCGCCTCGATGGTTCTGCGCTGCGATGATTGCATTGCCTATCACATCCAAGAGTGCAGGAAGGAAGGCGTCACAAACGAAGAACTGTACGATGTGTTCAGCATTGCGCTGGTCGTCGGCGGCTCGATTGTGATTCCGCATTTGCGCCGTGCCGTTGCATTTCTCGATGAATACAACGAACCGGAACAGAACAACGCGTGA
- the zwf gene encoding glucose-6-phosphate dehydrogenase, with the protein MQSELPNPLAGSSRIEKMPDPCTMVIFGASGDLTKRKLIPAIFDLARQGVLPSGFTIVGAGRTGMSHEMFRDYMLKALKEFGRFQDSEKALWETFVRGLFYVTIDPGRPEEYPKLKKELEVINAAREVGENVLFYLSTPPGMYSPIVRGLAGAAMNKPGGQNAWVRIIIEKPFGVDLNSARKLNSQVLSVFDEEQVYRIDHYLGKETVQNLLVFRFANGIFEPIWNRNYIDHVQITAAETVGVENRGGYYEHAGAMRDMIQNHMLQLLALTAMEPPVLFDAQQVRDEKQKVFQAIRSIRPEEVHEYSVRGQYASGTVNGTSVPAYKSEQGVSPDSVTETYVALKLQIDSWRWADVPFYVRSGKRLPKRVTEIAIQFKKTPHHLFRHLPADSIDHNTIVIRVQPDEGISLKFSSKIPGSSLRMRPVTMDFRYGSSFGGHLTDAYTRLILDCMLGDATLYARGDSVDVAWQFITPIHEGWIANKNSNIYEYTSGTWGPKEADELLAKDGRRWRFP; encoded by the coding sequence ATGCAATCAGAACTTCCCAATCCTCTCGCCGGATCAAGCCGCATCGAGAAAATGCCCGACCCGTGTACAATGGTGATTTTCGGCGCTTCGGGCGATTTGACGAAACGGAAACTCATTCCCGCAATTTTTGATCTTGCCCGGCAAGGTGTGCTTCCATCCGGTTTCACCATTGTTGGCGCGGGCAGAACAGGCATGTCGCATGAAATGTTCCGCGATTACATGCTAAAAGCTTTGAAAGAATTCGGCAGATTTCAGGATTCCGAGAAGGCTCTATGGGAGACGTTCGTTCGCGGATTGTTCTACGTGACTATCGATCCGGGCAGGCCGGAAGAATATCCAAAGCTGAAGAAAGAACTTGAAGTTATCAATGCAGCAAGAGAGGTGGGGGAGAATGTCCTTTTTTATCTTTCAACTCCGCCGGGCATGTACTCGCCAATCGTAAGAGGCCTTGCGGGCGCGGCGATGAACAAACCCGGAGGACAGAACGCCTGGGTGCGGATCATCATCGAAAAGCCGTTCGGGGTTGATTTGAACTCGGCCCGCAAACTGAACAGCCAAGTGTTGAGTGTGTTCGATGAAGAGCAGGTCTACCGCATTGATCACTATCTCGGCAAGGAAACCGTACAGAACCTGTTGGTGTTCAGATTCGCAAACGGGATTTTCGAGCCGATCTGGAACAGAAACTACATCGATCACGTTCAAATAACGGCGGCTGAAACCGTGGGTGTCGAGAACCGTGGCGGATACTATGAACATGCGGGGGCAATGCGCGACATGATTCAGAATCACATGCTGCAGTTGCTCGCGCTGACTGCAATGGAACCTCCCGTCTTGTTCGATGCCCAACAGGTACGTGATGAGAAACAGAAGGTGTTTCAGGCAATCCGCAGCATCCGGCCTGAAGAGGTTCACGAATACTCGGTGCGGGGACAGTATGCAAGCGGGACTGTGAATGGTACTTCTGTGCCTGCGTACAAATCCGAGCAGGGCGTTTCGCCGGACAGCGTGACGGAAACGTACGTGGCGTTGAAACTTCAAATCGATAGTTGGCGCTGGGCGGATGTCCCGTTTTATGTTCGTTCGGGAAAGAGGTTGCCGAAACGGGTGACGGAGATTGCCATTCAATTCAAAAAAACTCCCCACCATCTGTTCAGGCATTTGCCTGCGGACTCGATCGATCACAACACTATTGTGATTCGTGTCCAGCCCGATGAGGGCATCTCGCTCAAGTTCAGTTCGAAAATTCCCGGCTCGTCCTTGCGGATGCGTCCCGTAACGATGGACTTCCGCTACGGGTCATCCTTCGGAGGACATCTTACCGATGCGTACACACGCCTGATTCTCGATTGCATGCTGGGAGACGCGACGTTGTACGCCCGCGGCGACAGCGTTGACGTTGCCTGGCAATTCATCACACCTATTCATGAAGGATGGATTGCAAACAAGAATTCCAACATATACGAGTACACTTCAGGAACGTGGGGTCCGAAAGAGGCCGATGAGTTGCTCGCAAAAGACGGTCGACGATGGAGATTTCCGTGA
- the tal gene encoding transaldolase, giving the protein MTNIRKLEQLGQSIWYDNISRNVLQSGQLKKMVDEGLLGVTSNPTIFDKAISGSTDYDDQIAGLLSRNPDIDTAEIIRALMVTDIQMACDVLHEVYERTNRRDGYVSIEVTPSKARMTQETIEEARLLWNLVGRRNLMVKIPATKEGLPAIEQCLSEGININVTLIFSVDRYRAVTRAFVAGLERRVQVGLPVRDVASVASVFVSRIDTLVDDLLAKKNDPAMQAIMGKAAVANTKYVYQAFKDVFSSTRWKTLKAKGAVAQRPLWGSTGTKNPAYSDLLYVETLVGRYTVNTVPPATYNAILEHAKPALTVERDMDKALEALCDVARAGIDMRWVLQKLEDDGVAAFEKSFDGLYQNLQNKRNEFSAARM; this is encoded by the coding sequence ATGACGAATATCCGGAAACTGGAACAGCTCGGGCAGAGCATCTGGTATGATAACATCAGCCGAAACGTTCTGCAATCGGGCCAGCTGAAAAAAATGGTGGACGAAGGACTGCTTGGCGTTACTTCCAATCCGACCATTTTCGACAAGGCCATTTCAGGCAGCACGGATTATGACGACCAGATTGCCGGATTGCTTTCCAGGAACCCGGATATCGATACTGCGGAGATTATTCGTGCGTTGATGGTGACTGATATTCAGATGGCGTGCGACGTTTTGCACGAGGTGTACGAGCGTACAAACCGCCGCGACGGGTACGTTAGCATAGAGGTGACCCCTTCAAAAGCCCGGATGACGCAAGAAACGATTGAAGAGGCACGCCTTCTGTGGAATCTCGTCGGCAGGAGGAATCTTATGGTAAAAATCCCTGCTACAAAGGAAGGGCTTCCGGCAATAGAACAGTGTCTCAGCGAGGGAATCAACATCAACGTTACACTGATATTTTCTGTTGATCGCTATCGGGCGGTGACGCGGGCATTCGTTGCAGGGTTGGAGCGGAGAGTTCAGGTCGGACTTCCCGTTCGTGATGTTGCTTCTGTTGCAAGTGTATTCGTCAGTCGCATTGATACACTGGTTGATGATCTTCTTGCAAAGAAGAACGATCCTGCGATGCAGGCCATCATGGGCAAAGCAGCAGTCGCAAACACCAAGTATGTTTATCAAGCGTTCAAGGATGTGTTCTCATCAACACGATGGAAGACATTGAAGGCAAAAGGAGCCGTTGCGCAGCGTCCGTTGTGGGGAAGTACCGGAACGAAAAACCCCGCTTATAGCGACTTGCTCTATGTCGAGACCCTCGTTGGCCGGTACACGGTGAATACCGTACCCCCGGCGACATACAACGCGATTCTCGAACATGCAAAGCCCGCGCTCACTGTCGAGCGTGATATGGACAAGGCGCTTGAGGCACTGTGCGATGTTGCGCGTGCAGGTATTGACATGCGATGGGTTTTGCAGAAGCTTGAAGATGACGGCGTTGCCGCTTTCGAAAAATCGTTTGACGGCCTCTATCAGAATCTTCAGAACAAGCGGAATGAATTTTCTGCAGCCCGTATGTAA
- the rpiB gene encoding ribose 5-phosphate isomerase B — MKIALAGDHAGFALKHQLIAELKKDGHDIVDLGAFDETASDYPDFARKIGKAVATQEVERGILVCGSGVGACIAANKIRGIRAGLAHDTYSGHQGVEHDDMNVLCLGSRVIGVAPALEIARAFLAARFTNEERHVRRLKKILDIEQQQQ; from the coding sequence ATGAAAATCGCCCTTGCGGGAGATCATGCCGGATTCGCCCTCAAACACCAACTCATTGCCGAGTTAAAGAAAGACGGCCACGACATTGTTGACCTTGGAGCGTTCGACGAAACGGCTTCGGACTATCCCGATTTTGCCCGCAAAATCGGGAAGGCGGTTGCAACACAGGAAGTGGAACGCGGCATCCTCGTCTGCGGCAGCGGAGTCGGTGCTTGCATCGCGGCGAACAAAATCAGAGGCATCAGGGCGGGACTTGCGCACGACACATACTCGGGGCATCAGGGCGTCGAGCATGACGATATGAACGTGTTATGCCTCGGTTCACGCGTCATCGGAGTTGCGCCCGCACTTGAAATAGCGCGGGCATTTCTGGCAGCGCGATTTACCAATGAAGAACGGCACGTCCGGAGACTGAAGAAAATTCTCGATATTGAACAACAGCAACAATAA
- the tkt gene encoding transketolase, with protein MSSVSSGSSPSITIDQLDKLSKLPRHPSQTESDELCINTIRCLSIDAIQKAKSGHPGMPMGMAPAAYLLWSRHLKHNPRNPKWVNRDRFVLSAGHGCMLLYSLLHLTGYDLSFDEILNFRQWGSKTPGHPEYGHTPGVEVTTGPLGQGISNAVGMALAEKYLSAYFNRDGFPVIDYTIYVIAGDGCLMEGVSSEACSLAGTLGLNKLVVLYDDNHISIDGSTDLAFTEDSAKRYEAYGWFVQTVGGDGNDLDAIEKALIAARNENNRPSLIKLRTHIGYGSPNKHDTADAHGSPLGDDEIRLTKKQLGWDTGKKLFIPDEALAVFRKEVEKGATKEAEWNSLFAGYENAHPDLAREFKRATERKLPGNWEMIWKENVPKFDPATPLATREAQGKTLDAIMPKLPLVLGGSADLTPSNNTKFRGSTDFSKTNRLGRYIRYGVREHGMGAIMNGIAVSDMLIPYGATFFAFTDYMRPSIRLAALSKYPTIFVFTHESIGLGEDGPTHQAVEHFASLRAMPGLIILRPADANETAYAWKFALEHRDGPVVLATTRQKLPVLDQTKCASAANLSRGAYILIGEKNPHVLLLATGSEVSLAVKAYEQLSSEGIRARVVSMPSWELFEKQSGEYKESVLPPSVTARVAVEAGMKLGWERYIGQQGEFVGMTTFGMSAPVDAVFKGFGITAGAVVAAAKKVLA; from the coding sequence ATGTCAAGCGTATCCTCCGGTTCATCCCCCTCAATTACAATTGATCAATTGGATAAACTCTCGAAACTTCCGAGGCATCCGAGCCAGACCGAATCGGACGAACTTTGCATCAACACTATTCGCTGTCTTTCGATTGATGCGATACAAAAAGCCAAATCAGGACATCCCGGAATGCCGATGGGAATGGCGCCCGCCGCATATCTTTTGTGGTCCCGCCATCTCAAGCACAACCCGCGCAACCCGAAGTGGGTGAATCGTGACAGATTTGTGCTTTCCGCGGGACACGGTTGCATGTTATTGTATTCATTGCTTCATCTGACAGGGTATGATTTGTCTTTTGATGAGATTCTGAATTTCAGACAGTGGGGAAGCAAAACGCCGGGCCATCCGGAATACGGACACACCCCGGGGGTTGAAGTGACAACGGGTCCGTTGGGGCAGGGAATATCGAATGCTGTCGGGATGGCGTTGGCGGAGAAGTATCTTTCTGCATACTTCAATCGTGATGGCTTTCCGGTTATCGACTACACCATTTATGTGATAGCGGGAGATGGTTGTTTGATGGAGGGTGTTTCATCGGAAGCGTGTTCGCTTGCCGGAACTCTCGGTCTTAACAAACTCGTTGTACTCTACGATGACAATCATATTTCCATCGATGGAAGTACCGATCTTGCCTTCACGGAGGATTCGGCAAAGCGCTACGAAGCATACGGGTGGTTCGTTCAAACAGTCGGCGGAGATGGCAATGATCTCGACGCCATTGAAAAGGCGCTAATTGCAGCGCGGAACGAAAACAATCGTCCTTCACTGATCAAGTTGCGTACACACATCGGGTACGGCAGTCCCAACAAGCACGATACCGCCGATGCTCACGGCTCGCCTCTCGGTGATGATGAGATTAGATTAACGAAGAAACAACTGGGATGGGATACCGGGAAGAAACTCTTCATCCCCGATGAAGCGCTGGCAGTATTCCGGAAAGAAGTTGAGAAAGGTGCCACGAAAGAAGCGGAATGGAACTCGTTGTTTGCCGGTTACGAGAACGCGCATCCCGACCTGGCAAGGGAATTCAAGCGGGCTACGGAGCGCAAACTCCCCGGGAACTGGGAAATGATATGGAAAGAGAATGTTCCGAAGTTCGATCCGGCTACGCCGCTTGCCACGCGTGAAGCCCAGGGGAAGACGCTCGATGCAATTATGCCGAAGCTGCCGCTTGTACTCGGCGGTTCGGCCGACCTGACTCCATCGAACAATACAAAATTCAGAGGCTCGACGGATTTCAGCAAAACGAACAGGCTCGGACGCTACATCCGGTACGGCGTGCGCGAGCACGGCATGGGCGCCATCATGAACGGCATTGCTGTGAGTGACATGCTGATTCCGTACGGGGCGACGTTCTTCGCCTTTACTGATTATATGCGACCCTCCATCAGGCTCGCAGCTCTATCGAAATATCCGACCATTTTCGTCTTCACGCATGAGAGCATCGGGCTTGGCGAGGACGGCCCGACCCATCAGGCAGTTGAGCATTTCGCATCGTTGCGTGCCATGCCCGGCTTGATTATTCTTCGTCCCGCCGATGCGAACGAAACAGCATACGCGTGGAAGTTCGCGCTTGAACATCGTGACGGCCCCGTCGTTCTTGCCACAACACGGCAGAAACTGCCCGTTCTTGATCAAACGAAGTGTGCTTCTGCTGCGAACCTTTCACGTGGCGCCTACATTTTGATCGGCGAGAAGAATCCGCATGTATTACTTCTTGCCACCGGGTCGGAGGTATCGCTCGCCGTCAAAGCGTACGAACAGCTTTCTTCGGAAGGAATCCGTGCCCGCGTTGTCAGCATGCCTTCGTGGGAACTGTTTGAAAAACAATCCGGGGAGTACAAAGAAAGTGTATTGCCTCCTTCCGTTACAGCACGCGTTGCCGTTGAAGCAGGAATGAAGTTGGGATGGGAACGATACATCGGACAGCAGGGCGAGTTTGTGGGGATGACAACATTTGGCATGTCGGCTCCGGTTGATGCAGTCTTCAAGGGCTTTGGCATCACAGCCGGGGCCGTGGTCGCAGCAGCAAAAAAGGTGCTTGCATGA
- a CDS encoding sigma-54-dependent Fis family transcriptional regulator, which produces MAKKDQTILVVDDEETFRYMLSTLISGAGYTVETASDGIAAINAIQTSLYDVVLCDVRMPKVDGIEVLKFIKTNYPRTEVVMLTGTADVRIAVECMKTGAYDHILKPTTSDDLLSTIERALEHQQLIRNNAVMKTELERLQGNGDIIGESSALRRVLDVAAKVAPTESTVLIQGPGGTGKELIANYIYQRSERYGLPFVTVNCASIPDTLIEAELFGYEKGAFTDAQKMKPGIVEIADKGTLFLDEIGDISPIVQPKILRFIQSGEFRRVGGNQILKADCRILSATNKNLKEEVKEGRFREDLLYRLNVITIELPSLQQRRDDIPLLVNSFLTTKMKTRVPKSISDKAIEVLLSYDWPGNIRELENVIERAAILCQNNIIEPRDLSLPNSPMTLPAATDRDSKVGTTIPLREIERMHIEAVLRSLRGNKTETAKILGISLKTLYTKIQQYQLRWN; this is translated from the coding sequence ATGGCAAAGAAGGATCAAACAATTCTGGTGGTTGATGATGAGGAAACATTCAGATATATGCTCTCGACCCTTATCTCCGGGGCAGGATACACGGTTGAAACTGCGTCGGACGGCATAGCCGCAATCAACGCCATCCAGACAAGTCTTTACGATGTGGTTCTCTGTGATGTAAGAATGCCGAAGGTAGATGGCATTGAAGTGTTGAAATTCATCAAGACAAACTATCCCCGAACGGAAGTTGTGATGCTTACCGGAACAGCGGACGTGCGGATTGCCGTTGAGTGTATGAAAACCGGCGCGTACGATCACATTCTCAAACCCACAACATCGGACGATCTTCTTTCAACCATTGAGCGGGCATTGGAACACCAGCAACTTATCCGCAACAATGCCGTGATGAAAACTGAACTCGAACGGTTGCAAGGCAACGGCGACATCATTGGCGAAAGTTCGGCCCTGCGCAGGGTGCTGGACGTTGCAGCAAAAGTCGCTCCGACCGAATCAACGGTCTTGATTCAGGGGCCGGGCGGTACCGGCAAGGAACTGATTGCAAACTACATCTATCAACGCAGCGAACGGTACGGATTGCCGTTTGTGACGGTCAACTGCGCCTCCATTCCCGATACACTGATCGAGGCCGAACTGTTCGGCTATGAGAAGGGCGCCTTTACCGACGCCCAGAAGATGAAACCGGGCATTGTTGAAATAGCGGACAAGGGAACCCTGTTCCTCGACGAAATCGGCGACATCAGCCCGATCGTGCAGCCGAAAATCCTGCGTTTCATTCAAAGCGGGGAGTTCCGTCGTGTTGGCGGCAACCAAATTCTGAAAGCGGATTGCAGAATTCTTTCCGCCACGAACAAGAACTTGAAAGAGGAAGTGAAAGAAGGGCGGTTCCGTGAAGATTTGTTGTACCGTCTGAACGTCATTACCATCGAGTTACCTTCATTACAGCAGAGGCGTGACGATATTCCGCTGCTTGTCAATTCGTTCCTCACAACGAAAATGAAAACCCGCGTGCCGAAGTCGATCTCCGACAAGGCAATCGAGGTACTGCTTTCGTACGATTGGCCGGGAAATATCCGGGAGTTGGAGAACGTTATCGAGCGGGCGGCGATTCTTTGCCAGAATAACATCATTGAACCGCGGGATCTTTCGTTGCCGAATTCGCCGATGACGCTTCCTGCCGCGACCGACCGCGACAGCAAGGTCGGCACGACAATTCCCTTAAGGGAAATCGAGCGCATGCACATCGAAGCCGTGCTGCGAAGTTTGAGAGGCAATAAAACCGAGACGGCGAAGATTCTCGGCATCAGTCTGAAAACACTCTACACGAAAATCCAGCAGTACCAGCTTCGCTGGAATTAG
- a CDS encoding RNA methyltransferase translates to MSNLNIEHIISLDSPQLQPYRTLRRPQDHLDQGIFVAEGEKVVRRFLDSDWKVISLLLTPEWLEAIVPSTTESRLRAAQIFVGGKNLLETIVGFPLHQGIMAVGEVPREASLEATIQRLPSPHFLVALDGLVHAENVGVVVRNCAGFGVDGILIGKTTASPYLRRAVRNSMGGIFKLPCKHVDDLAVSLAWLKNNYATRIIIADAHAETTVDRANFSGNICIVFGNEDAGVSEEVNAIATDRVRIPMHNSTDSLNVASASAVVLWEGRRGR, encoded by the coding sequence ATGAGTAATTTGAATATCGAACACATCATATCTCTCGACTCCCCGCAGTTGCAACCATACCGCACACTCCGCCGTCCGCAGGATCATCTTGATCAGGGAATTTTTGTTGCAGAAGGTGAGAAGGTTGTCCGCCGTTTTCTTGATTCGGATTGGAAAGTAATTTCCCTCTTGTTAACCCCTGAATGGTTGGAAGCAATCGTTCCTTCAACCACAGAATCTAGGTTGCGCGCTGCACAGATTTTCGTTGGAGGAAAGAATCTGCTTGAAACGATTGTCGGATTTCCCCTGCATCAAGGAATCATGGCAGTAGGAGAAGTGCCACGTGAAGCATCATTGGAGGCAACAATTCAGCGACTTCCCTCCCCGCATTTTCTTGTGGCGTTAGATGGATTGGTTCACGCCGAAAACGTCGGTGTTGTTGTTCGGAACTGCGCCGGATTTGGCGTTGACGGCATTCTCATAGGCAAAACGACGGCAAGTCCGTACCTTCGACGGGCTGTGCGCAACTCGATGGGCGGGATTTTCAAACTCCCCTGCAAGCACGTTGATGATTTGGCTGTTTCACTTGCATGGCTGAAAAACAACTACGCCACGCGCATCATCATCGCAGACGCACACGCTGAGACAACCGTTGACAGGGCGAATTTCTCAGGCAACATCTGTATTGTGTTCGGAAACGAGGATGCGGGAGTTTCCGAAGAAGTAAATGCCATAGCCACCGACCGAGTGCGCATCCCGATGCACAACTCAACCGACTCCCTCAACGTCGCCAGCGCAAGCGCGGTGGTGCTGTGGGAGGGAAGGAGGGGGAGATAA
- a CDS encoding T9SS type A sorting domain-containing protein, which translates to MSDAKVLIGAAIYGNVNTFSTGIIDEVRIWNQSRTAQQIQSTMNDTLGPPYYSTADSGLVAYWRFEIAEDLGILGGGVDDIRDFSIYQNHGDLEGNWRLYDTVTAVKEGDSMPSIFSLSQNYPNPFNPESKISFQIPIASDVTLKIYDLLGREVATLVNERMSPGTYSATWNAAAFASGVYLYRMQAVSASTGSARGFVETRKLLLLR; encoded by the coding sequence ATGTCGGATGCCAAGGTTCTGATAGGAGCTGCAATCTATGGCAATGTGAACACCTTTTCAACGGGGATCATTGATGAAGTTAGAATATGGAATCAATCTCGTACCGCACAGCAGATTCAGTCGACCATGAACGATACGTTAGGTCCTCCGTACTACAGCACGGCCGACAGCGGACTTGTTGCTTACTGGCGATTCGAAATTGCTGAGGACTTAGGAATATTGGGAGGTGGCGTCGATGACATTCGTGATTTTTCGATTTACCAAAACCACGGTGACCTCGAAGGAAACTGGCGTCTCTACGACACGGTAACAGCGGTTAAAGAGGGGGATAGTATGCCAAGTATCTTCTCCCTCTCCCAAAACTACCCCAACCCCTTCAACCCTGAATCGAAGATCAGCTTCCAAATCCCCATCGCCAGTGACGTCACGCTAAAGATCTACGACCTCCTCGGCCGCGAAGTGGCAACGCTCGTCAACGAACGAATGAGTCCAGGAACGTACTCGGCTACGTGGAATGCTGCGGCGTTTGCGAGTGGCGTGTACCTGTACAGAATGCAGGCCGTGAGTGCTTCGACAGGCTCAGCACGAGGGTTTGTGGAGACGAGGAAGCTTTTGCTGTTGCGGTGA
- a CDS encoding T9SS type A sorting domain-containing protein, giving the protein MIATTRKWGLALVFLLSLCIGEATRVFCQNSPDSVIFLEDFEFGPGLWQVTNGLWSVGEDTTLPSNVARIGKIGGGVLNGDVPATGFDTYLVSPPILLPGISDNEDLRIGFTHWYNINAYCRAYVAVRLDSAGNQGPWQTVSVEYNSNLNLDYWRDVSIIISQYAGRRVNIGFRLYGFCNTFGCPSGRGWRIDDVRVVKSRFRNNGLPIAWDFDQDWTVDADADKWWDNYGLFRVGTDTFVVPPSKPILAGTNLNRRHVPASSYTVRLFSPSMGVPALGTNEDLLLRFRYTLERTGYTSAGVSVVEDSGRGRWSQETVLASYSTSTPWIAPLLTLPTSFSGKRIRVAFTFTGFCNTFGCPSLKGFHIDDVNVFTSNSVPHVPQPVFPRNDSVGTGQTPEFRWRISPAALRYRLQVSPDSTFQNNVLDVSSIDSLSFKMINALPSADYYYWHVKAANTVDSSAWSPTWRFRPIITVIEQPDEQYPNTFTLSQNYPNPFNPESKISFQIPIASDVTLKVYDLLGREVATLVNERMNPGTYSATWNAAGFASGVYFYRLQAGSASAGSAQGFVETRKLLLLR; this is encoded by the coding sequence ATGATCGCAACCACAAGGAAATGGGGGCTTGCACTGGTTTTCTTACTGTCATTGTGCATAGGTGAGGCCACCAGAGTATTTTGTCAAAATAGTCCAGATTCAGTGATTTTCTTGGAGGACTTTGAATTTGGGCCGGGATTGTGGCAGGTAACGAACGGGTTATGGAGTGTCGGAGAAGATACAACACTACCAAGCAATGTTGCACGGATCGGAAAAATTGGCGGTGGAGTTCTTAACGGTGACGTTCCCGCAACTGGATTCGATACATATCTTGTTTCCCCCCCAATCCTTTTGCCCGGAATTTCAGACAATGAAGACTTGAGAATAGGTTTTACTCACTGGTACAACATCAATGCCTATTGCAGGGCATATGTTGCGGTTAGGCTGGACTCGGCAGGAAATCAAGGGCCCTGGCAGACTGTATCTGTGGAGTACAATTCGAATCTAAATCTCGATTACTGGAGGGATGTTTCTATAATTATTTCACAATATGCAGGAAGGAGAGTGAACATAGGGTTCCGCTTGTACGGTTTCTGCAATACCTTTGGATGTCCTAGTGGAAGAGGGTGGCGAATTGACGATGTTCGGGTTGTAAAGTCTCGGTTCCGAAACAACGGTCTTCCGATTGCTTGGGACTTTGACCAGGACTGGACCGTTGATGCAGATGCTGACAAGTGGTGGGATAATTACGGCCTTTTCCGCGTCGGGACAGATACATTTGTTGTTCCGCCTAGTAAGCCCATTTTGGCCGGCACTAACCTCAATCGTCGCCATGTGCCTGCATCGTCCTACACCGTTAGACTTTTTTCACCTAGTATGGGTGTCCCCGCCCTCGGAACAAACGAAGACTTACTATTGCGTTTTCGGTATACCCTTGAAAGAACTGGCTACACCAGTGCGGGAGTCTCTGTGGTGGAGGATTCTGGTAGAGGAAGATGGAGCCAAGAGACAGTGTTGGCATCGTATTCTACTTCAACACCTTGGATAGCTCCTCTACTCACCCTACCGACAAGTTTCTCTGGAAAACGCATTCGCGTTGCTTTTACGTTCACAGGATTCTGTAATACTTTTGGTTGTCCCAGTCTCAAGGGGTTCCATATTGATGATGTGAATGTCTTTACAAGCAACTCAGTGCCGCACGTGCCTCAGCCCGTCTTCCCACGAAATGACAGCGTTGGAACAGGGCAAACTCCAGAGTTCCGATGGAGGATCTCCCCAGCCGCCTTGAGATATCGTCTACAAGTATCTCCGGACTCTACTTTTCAGAACAATGTCCTTGATGTTTCATCAATCGATTCCTTATCATTCAAAATGATTAACGCGCTTCCGTCGGCTGATTATTATTATTGGCACGTAAAGGCCGCAAACACGGTTGATTCAAGCGCTTGGTCGCCTACGTGGAGGTTCAGACCAATCATCACTGTTATTGAGCAACCTGATGAGCAGTATCCAAATACGTTCACCCTCTCCCAAAACTACCCCAACCCCTTCAACCCTGAATCGAAGATCAGCTTCCAAATCCCCATCGCCAGTGACGTCACGCTAAAGGTCTACGATCTCCTCGGCCGCGAAGTCGCAACGCTCGTCAACGAGCGTATGAATCCGGGAACGTACTCAGCTACGTGGAATGCTGCGGGGTTTGCGAGCGGGGTGTATTTCTACCGCTTGCAAGCAGGGAGTGCTTCGGCAGGCTCAGCACAAGGGTTTGTGGAGACGAGGAAGCTTTTGCTGTTGCGTTGA
- a CDS encoding response regulator transcription factor, producing MTIKISIIDDDDSFRRGIAKLINGARGFKCVSEYPDCESALRNIARDKPDVILLDIGFDKPGQRQHMTGVDAVAMFKERLSAAEVIMLTVHEENENVFESLTRGATGYLLKSAGREELLDGISEAVDGGAPMSPTIARKVIRHFQKAPPPEPLTTRENEVLTLLDQGNSYKAIADKLFIAKNTVKFHIRNIYRKMQSR from the coding sequence ATGACCATCAAAATCTCCATTATTGACGACGACGATTCCTTTCGCCGGGGCATCGCAAAACTCATCAACGGAGCGAGGGGCTTCAAGTGTGTCAGCGAATATCCCGACTGCGAGTCTGCACTCAGGAACATCGCCCGCGACAAGCCGGACGTTATCCTGCTCGACATCGGGTTCGATAAGCCGGGTCAGCGGCAACATATGACGGGCGTTGATGCAGTGGCGATGTTCAAAGAGAGACTCTCGGCGGCAGAGGTCATCATGCTCACCGTGCATGAAGAGAACGAGAACGTTTTTGAGTCGCTTACCCGCGGAGCGACAGGCTACCTGCTCAAAAGTGCGGGCCGCGAAGAGCTTCTCGACGGCATCTCGGAAGCAGTAGATGGCGGCGCGCCCATGAGTCCGACCATTGCCCGCAAAGTGATCCGCCATTTCCAAAAGGCCCCGCCCCCCGAGCCGCTCACCACCCGCGAAAACGAAGTCCTCACCCTCCTCGACCAGGGCAACAGCTACAAAGCCATTGCCGACAAGCTCTTCATCGCAAAAAACACGGTGAAGTTTCACATCAGGAATATTTATAGGAAGATGCAGTCGCGGTAA